One Deinococcus aerophilus genomic window, GGGTACGCCGCCTTCTGGCAGATCTTGGACGGGCAGTGGCACGTCACCACGCGGGTCGGTGAGGTGGGCAAGCCCGAGTTGCAGGCCGCTCTGCAGGCCGGGCTGGCAGTCGGTCAGACCCCGAGCCTCGATCAGCCGCACCACACGCGCGAGCCGCTGTTTCAGGACCACTATGACCCCACGCGTGACATCGCCCCGGAACTGGCCGATCACGTCTCGACGCTGGCCACCCTGCCGGTGCTGGTCAACGGCAAGGTGGCCGGCATTTTCAGCGTGCCCCTCTTTGGGCAGCGCGCGTGGAGCGCCGCTGATCAGGCTGTTCTGAGGACGACGGTCCATAGCCTGGGGCTGGCGCTGGAACGCGCCGAACACGTCCGGCAACTCCAGGCGCAGCGCGACATGTTGCAGGCCGCCAACGAGGAACTCGAGGCCTTTACCTACTCGGTCTCGCACGACCTGCGCACCCCGGTGCGCCACATCGTCAGCTTCGGCAGCATGCTGCGCCGGTCGCTGCCCGAGCCGCTGGACGAGAAGACGGTGCGCTACGCCAGCATCGTCGAGACCGCGGCGGTGCAGCTCAACGGGCTGATCGACGGCATGCTCGATCTCTCGCGCACCTCGCGTCAGCCGCTGCGTACCGAGGCGGTGGATCTGGGCCGGCTGGTGGAGGCTGCCCGCAAGGAAATCATGGTGGCCCAGCCGGAACGCCGGATCGACTGGCGGGTGGCCGATCTGCCCACCGTCGTGGGGGACGCTGGCCTGCTGCGCCGGGTCGTCGCCACCCTGATGAACAACGCGGTGAAGTACACCCGCCCCCGCGAACTCGCGGTGATCGAGGTGTGGGCCGAAGACCGGGGAGAGACCTGGGCGGTCCTGGTGCGCGACAACGGGGTGGGCTTTGCCCCGCAGTACGGCAAGAAGCTGTTTACCGTCTTTCAGCGCCTGCACCGCCAGCAGGACTTCGAGGGAGCCGGCGTGAGTCTGGCCAGCGCCCGGCGCGTCGTGACCCGGCACGGCGGGACCATGATGGCCGAAGGCCAGCCCGACGCCGGGGCCACCTTTGGCTTCACCCTGCCCAAAACGGGTCCCGAAGGAGCGGAGCCCGCCGGCAGTGAAGCGTAGGGCTGCGGCCCCCAGCGCTGTCTGAAGGTGCTCCACATCAGCCGCACCCCCGGCGGGCCTAGAACACAGGGCATGCAGAGCGTCAATCCCGCCAGCGGTGAAGTCATCGCCACCTACGAAGATCACACCTCCGAACAGGTTCAGGCGGCCATTGCCCGCGCACATGAGGCCTTCGGGTCCTACCGGCGCACCCCGTTTGCCACGCGGGCCGGGTGGATGAACGCCGCCGCCGACGTGCTTGAACGCCGCGCCGATGAGCTTGCCCGGCTCGCCACCCGTGAAATGGGCAAGACCGTGGAGGCCGCCCGGCAGGAGGTGCTCAAGTGCGCCGTCGCCTGCCGTTTCTACGCCGAACACGCCGAGGGCTTTCTGGCGCCGAAGACGGTACAGACCGAGGCGCAGGAGGCCTACGTGGTCCACCAGCCGCTCGGGGTGGTGCTCGCGGTGATGCCCTGGAACTTTCCGTACTGGCAGGCCTTTCGCTTCATTGCCCCCACCCTGATGGCCGGCAACACCGGGCTGCTCAAGCACGCCAGCAACGTGCCCGGCTGCGCCCTGGCCATCGAGGACGTGCTGCGGGAGGCGGGGTTCCCCGAGGGCGTGTTCACCACCCTGCTGATCGGCAGCGCGGGCGTGGAGGGCGTGCTGAAAGACGACCGCGTGACCGCCGTCAGCCTGACCGGGTCCGAGGGGGCCGGGCGCGCCGTGTCCGCGACCGCCGGAGGCCAGCTCAAGCCCGCCGTGATGGAGCTCGGCGGCTCCGATCCCTTCATCGTGATGCCCAGCGCGGATCTGGACCTCGCCGCAAAAACGGCCGTGACCGCCCGCACCATCAACAACGGCCAGAGCTGCATCGCTGCCAAGCGGTTTATCGTGCACGCCGACGTGTACGACGCCTTTACTGAGGCCTTCATCGCTGGGCTGAAGGCCCTGAAGGTCGGCGACCCGGAAGCGGACGACACGGACGTTGGCCCCCTGGCCACGCCGCAGATTCGTGAGGACATTCACCGGCAGCTGCAGGACGCCGTGAACAAGGGGGCGCGCGTCCGGCTCGGCGGCGAGGTGCCTGAAGGCGACGGCAACTATTACCCGGTCACGGCCCTGGATCAGCTCACGCCCGAGATGGACGTGTGGCTCGAGGAAACCTTTGGTCCCGTCGCCCTGATCTTCCGGGTCGGCAGTCTGGATGAGGCCATTGACCTGGCAAACGCCACCACCTTCGGGCTGGGCAGCAGCGCGTGGACGAGCGACGCCGCCGAACGCCGGCGCTTCGTGGAGGATCTGGAGGCCGGATCGGTCTTCATCAATGCGATGGTGGCGAGCGACCCGCGCCTGCCCTTCGGCGGGATAAAGAACAGTGGCTTTGGCCGCGAACTCGGAGAGCACGGCATCCTGCAGTTCGTGAACATCAAGACCGTGTCGGTCGGCGCTCCCGACAACGCGCACCGCAGCAAGACCGAGTAGAGCGGCCCCTGCCCTCCGAACACCGTATGGTCTGGGAGTGCAAGAATCCGTTTTTTCAATGGAGCGCGGCCTCCTGCGTTCGGAACCGGACCCCCGGAAGCCCACTGTGAGCGTTCTGCGGCAAACGGCCGGGAGCGCGAAGCTGTGAAGGCGGTCCTGTACCACCAGTTCGGCGAACGCCCTGAACTCGTGACGGTTCCCGATCCCACCCCACACCCGGACGGCGTGGTCCTGCGGGTCGAGGCCTCGGGCGTATGCCGCAGCGACTGGCACGGCTGGATGGGCCATGACCCCGATATCCGCCTGCCGCATGTGCCCGGCCACGAGATCGCGGGCACGGTGGTGGCGGTGGGACCGGGAATCACGCGCTGGCGCGAGGGCGACCGCGTGACGCTGCCCTTCGTGTCGGGCTGTGGCCGCTGCCCGGAATGCCAAGCGGGTCAGCAGCAGGTGTGCCGCGATCAGTTCCAGCCTGGCTTCACCGCCTGGGGCTCATTCGCCGAATACGTGGCGCTGCGCCACGCCGAGCACAATCTGGTACGCCTGCCCGATACGCTGGATTTCGTGACGGCGGCGAGCCTGGGCTGCCGCTTTGCCACCGCCTTCCGGGCCGTGGTGCACCAGGGCCGGGTGCGCGGCGGCGAGTGGGTCGCAGTGCACGGCTGCGGCGGGGTGGGCCTGTCGGCCGTCATGATCGCCCGGGCGCTGGGGGCCCGGGTCATCGCGGTGGACATCGGCGAGGGTCCCCTGCGCCGGGCCGCCGAGGTGGGCGCGGAGGTAGCGCTCAACAGCCGCGAAACGGGGGTCGTGGAGGCCATCCGCGAGGCTACGGGCGGCGGCGTTCACGTGTCATTGGACGCTCTGGGCCATCCCCAGACGTGTTCCGATTCCATTTCCTGCCTGCGGACCCGGGGACGGCACGTGCAGGTCGGGCTGATGCTCGCGGGGCACAGCCGCCCGGCCATTCCCATGGACGCCGTGATCGCCCGGGAGCTGGAAATCTACGGCAGTCACGGCATGCAGGCCCACGCCTATCCGGACATGCTCGGCATGATCGAGGCGGGGGTGCTGCGTCCGGAACGCCTGATCGGTGGGCGCATCACCCTGGCCGGGGCAATCGAGGCACTCACCGGCATGAACCGCTTTGAGGCGGGCGGCGTGACGGTGATCGACCGCTTCGTGTGAGGCGGGGGCGATAGGTCACGTGACCGGCTGGGCCACGCCGGCCTGCGCCGCGTGTCTGCGCCGCTTGACCACGTACATGCGTTCGTCGGCCAGGGCGAGCAGCGCGTCCCCGGACGCCTCACGGCTGTGGGCCACCCCCACGCTCGCACCCCGCAGCGGCGCCACCTGACGCGCGGCGAGCACGGCGGTGTCCACCGCCTCGTGTACCTGATCCTCGTCGCCGGTGCCCAGCACCACAAACTCGTCGCCGCCCAGCCGGTACAGCTGCCCCGTCCCACCCAGTTCCACCTTCAGGGTGGCGGCGAACACCTGCAGCAACCGGTCCCCCCGGGCATGGCCCTCCTGATCGTTGACCGCCTTCAGGCCGTCCAGATCCAGGCCGGCGAGCAGAAACGGTCCAAGTTGCTCACGCCGGGGCAGGTCCTCGCCCAGCGCCCGGCGGTTGAGCACCCCGGTCAGCGCGTCCTGGCGTGCGTCCTGCCGCGCGAGCTCCACCTCACGCCGCC contains:
- a CDS encoding NAD-dependent succinate-semialdehyde dehydrogenase, with the translated sequence MQSVNPASGEVIATYEDHTSEQVQAAIARAHEAFGSYRRTPFATRAGWMNAAADVLERRADELARLATREMGKTVEAARQEVLKCAVACRFYAEHAEGFLAPKTVQTEAQEAYVVHQPLGVVLAVMPWNFPYWQAFRFIAPTLMAGNTGLLKHASNVPGCALAIEDVLREAGFPEGVFTTLLIGSAGVEGVLKDDRVTAVSLTGSEGAGRAVSATAGGQLKPAVMELGGSDPFIVMPSADLDLAAKTAVTARTINNGQSCIAAKRFIVHADVYDAFTEAFIAGLKALKVGDPEADDTDVGPLATPQIREDIHRQLQDAVNKGARVRLGGEVPEGDGNYYPVTALDQLTPEMDVWLEETFGPVALIFRVGSLDEAIDLANATTFGLGSSAWTSDAAERRRFVEDLEAGSVFINAMVASDPRLPFGGIKNSGFGRELGEHGILQFVNIKTVSVGAPDNAHRSKTE
- a CDS encoding zinc-dependent alcohol dehydrogenase family protein gives rise to the protein MKAVLYHQFGERPELVTVPDPTPHPDGVVLRVEASGVCRSDWHGWMGHDPDIRLPHVPGHEIAGTVVAVGPGITRWREGDRVTLPFVSGCGRCPECQAGQQQVCRDQFQPGFTAWGSFAEYVALRHAEHNLVRLPDTLDFVTAASLGCRFATAFRAVVHQGRVRGGEWVAVHGCGGVGLSAVMIARALGARVIAVDIGEGPLRRAAEVGAEVALNSRETGVVEAIREATGGGVHVSLDALGHPQTCSDSISCLRTRGRHVQVGLMLAGHSRPAIPMDAVIARELEIYGSHGMQAHAYPDMLGMIEAGVLRPERLIGGRITLAGAIEALTGMNRFEAGGVTVIDRFV